A stretch of DNA from Acinetobacter sp. C26M:
TAATATTAAAATAATAACAAGACTAAAAACGATAGAAAAAACAACGAAAATATATAAATCAACCATTTTTAAAAAAATAAAATATATGAAATATATAAATAAAGAAACGTAAGCTATATTTATCCTACCCAGATACATCAGCAGTAAAAACAGCTCATTTCTTATATAGATATTTTTTGATCCAACCTGACTTTTTCCACTTATTTTTTGAAAACTGGATAATAGTTTCTTTTTATATACCACTTTTATACCTTGGTTATATAATATGAAACGAAAAGTACCCCCTTTGAATATAAAATAATTAGCATTTAATTCATAAAAATTATCTTTTTCTACATGATACGAAGCATTCTGTCTAATATCCAAGAACAATGACTTATCAAAAAAATATATAGATTCATTCTTTATGCTGATTTTTTCTTCTTTTTTAAGATGGATATACAATCAAAAAACCATAGATGTAAAAGAAAATTTATTAAAAAATGAAACATTCATGATACCCACCAACTTTCACAACATAAATTGGTTTCATTTTTATTCTATCACTATGAAATATTTATCTATTTTATTGCCAATCAGAAATAGCTCCAAATATTTTTGAAAAATTTCATCAAGACCAAAGATTGCCTGATCAAAAGGGTTATTCAGGAAAGTTTGATCTTGATCGTTAAGAGAAATATTTAGTTTTTAAACAATCTTAGCAATACTTGTTTCTGCCTGACACGTTATGCCTTGCTCGACGAGGATTTTAAGCGTTCCACTTCTATGTGCAAGCACAGGCACTTCCATTTTCATGGCTTCCATAATCGCGACAATCTGTCCTTCAGTCACTTGCTCATCCTGAGTGACTTTCCATGAACTAATTACACCATTGATCGGAGCCAACAAGTGCTCTGCACTTACTTCTAGTTCAGCAGATTGTTGCGTTTGGACAGTAACTGCTGGGTTGTGTGCAAACATGCCCACAGGTAAACCTAAACGATGTAATTTCCCATCAATTTCAATGTAGCTGAGCAGCATCGGTTGTTGATGATTAGGAATGCTTCGTTTAATTGGCTTTAACTCTTGTTTGAAATCATTTTCAATCCAACGAGTATGTACATTAAATTCATCGCTAAAGTCAGGTTCATTGAGTACTGCACGATGAAAATCTAGAACTGATGCGATACCTTCAATTTTAAATTGCTTTAACGCACGTTTAGCACGCGCAATAGCAACTTCACGGGTTGGACCAGTCACAATCAGTTTTGCCATCAGTGAGTCGAAATGACTCGACACCAATGACCCAGTTCGAACCCCAGTATCAACACGCACACCGTTGCCAAACGGCGCTTCAAATAAGCTCAACACACCAAATGCTGGAATAAAACCACGTGCTGGATCTTCGGCATTAATACGAAACTCAATGGCATGACCTTGTGCTTTTGGCGTTTCTTGAATCGACAATATATGGCCTTGTGCGACACGGATTTGTTCTACCACCAAATCGACTTTTGCTGTTTCCTCAGTGACAGGATGTTCAACTTGCAAACGAGTGTTCACTTCTAAAAATGAAAGCTTTTCATCTCGACTCAATAAATATTCAACCGTCCCTGCACCAACATAATTGGCGGCCTGACAGATATTTTTTGCTGAACTCAAGATTTGTTGATAGATCTCATTACTGATAAACGGTGCTGGCGCTTCTTCAACTAACTTCTGGTTTCGACGTTGCAAAGAACAATCACGTGTTCCGAGTACTACAATATTTCCATGTTGATCGGCAATGACTTGTGCTTCGACATGACGTGGTTGATCTAGATATTGCTCGACAAAACATTCACCCCGTCCAAATGCAGCCTTGGCTTCTCGCACAGCGGATTCATACAGTTCTTTTACTTCTTCAAGCTTCCATGCCACTTTTAAGCCACGACCACCGCCACCAAATGCCGCCTTAATCGCAATCGGCAAACCAAATTGTTTGGCAAATGCTAAAGCTTCATCAGCATTATTCAACGGGTCTTGGGTTCCTTGTACCAAGGGTGCACCCACCGACGCTGCAATTTTGCGGGCTTCAATCTTATCGCCTAGTTTTTCAATGGCACTCGGTGATGGCCCGACCCATTTTAAGCCTGCATCAATCACTGCTTGGGCAAATTCAGAGCGTTCAGATAAGAAGCCATAACCTGGGTGTACCATTGTGGCTTTAGATTTCTTTGCAACTTCGATAATAGCTGGAATATTTAAATAGGTCTCACTGGCAGTCGCACCAGCCAAGCCCCATGCTTCATCTGCAAGCTCGACATGCATGCTGCCCATATCGTCATCTGCATAGAGTGCGACCGATGCAATTCCCATATCACGGCAAGCATGGATAATTCGAACGGCAATTTCACCACGATTCGCAATCAATAATTTTTCAGTATTCATCATTTATTCTCAAAATCTGTAAATTCGGCAATTTTTTTAAATTTTATGCGGCAATCCGCGGGAATCTGTGCAACCAAATCCCAATGGTGTTTCGCAACAGCAGCAATGACAGGATATCCACCCGTTAAAGGGTGATCATTCATAAACAGAACAGGCTGACCGCTCGGTGGAATTTGTAAAGCACCAATACACGTGCCTTCACTTTCCAGTTCATGGCTAATTTTTCGGGTTAAAGGTTGCGCACCTGACAATCTGAGCCCAACGCGATTGCTTTCATTGGTCACCAACCATTCTTGCTGACAGAGCAGTTCAATACTGTCGTGTTCAAACCAATCAGTACGTGGACCCATCACAATATCTAGTTCAACCACCTCGCCAGCTTTGGGCAAATCGGTTTTGCCCACTTCATTGACACTAATGTTAGCCGCCTTCACTTGCCCTTGATAAAGGGTATCCCCAAGCTTTAAAGGTTCTGGTCCTAACATCGCTAAGCTGTCAAACGAGGTACTATTCAGTACAGGCTGAATATCGATACCACCACGAACGGCAACATAGTTTCGTAAGCCTGCCGTTGGTGGCTGAATTTGAAACTCATCGCCTAAGTCCAGATCAATCGGTTGATAGCTTGCAAAGTCTGCGGTTTGACCGTCGGCAAATTTCACACGAATATTTGAAATAGCTCCAGCCACTGCAATAACGCCAGCATGTTGCATTTTGGCCTTTAAGCCACCATTTAAAACTTCAATGACGGAGGTATCGATTGGATTTCCCACAATACGGTTAGCACTGTGCATGGCAGATAAATCCATTGCACCCGCCACTCCAACGCCAATATTGGTCTGATTGAATCGCCCTTCATCTTGAATCAGCATTTGTAAACTTGGCGCAATAATCGTAAACAGCGGCACCGATTGTTTCGGTTCAACAGTACGCGTGATCTGCTGCGGTACAGTCACTGTGGTTGGACGATGCGTCACATCTTCAAAATGTACGGTCATGCCCGGTAACAAGAGTGCTGGATTTTCCCGCTCTAAATCCCACATTTTTTCCGATGTTGTGCCAATCAACTGCCAACCACCCGGACTGTCTTTTGGGTAAATACCAGAGTATTTTCCAGCTAAGCCTAAAGCGCCTGAGGGAATTTTTTTTCGCGGAACTGTTAAGCGCGGAATATCAGTAAAAGGTTGATCGGGACTGCTCATATAAGCAAAGCCTGGTGCAAACCCAATAAAAGCCACATTCCAGACGCTTTGCTGATGTTTTCTAATCACATCAACTACAGACAAGCCTTGTAACTCTGCAACTTGAGCAAGGTCTTCGCCATCGTAACGAATCGGCACAACTACTTCTTGGCTACTACGCTCAAATCCAGAATCTACTTTTAGTCCCTGAATTGAAGTAAGCAGCGTTTTAAAGTTGGTTTCGATCTCGTTAAAAAAAACCAAAATTGTTTTTGCAGCGGGGACTAAGTCTTTAATTCCATTCAATTGCGTATGTTGCAATTTATTGTACAACGCCAATGTTTCTTCGAGGCTCGCAAGCTCAATCAGAAAACAATCGGCGTTTACCGATAAAAAACGCATTTATTTATCCTTTTTAATTATTCTTTAGTCCAATTAGCCCATCCATGCGCGATCAGGAATGTCGGTAATCAACATATGACCCGGTGCATGACTAATCGCAAAAGGAATTTTCGAGTTCATGACTGCCGCTTGCGGGGTGACTCCACATGCCCAAAACACGGGAATTTCACCCGCTTCAATACGAGAAGCATCGCCAAAGTCAGGCTTATTTACATCTAAAATTCCTAGGCTTTCAGGATGACCAATATGTACAGGTGCGCCATGTACACTTGGCATCCGTGCTGTAATTTTTACCGCTTCACTAATTTGATGCGATGGAATTGGTCGCATTGAAACCACCATATTCCCTGAAATACGCCCTGCTGGCTGGCACTGAATATTGCTTAGATACATCGGCACATTGGTGTTGTCATGAATATGGCGAACTTCAATCCCTGCTTCTTGCAAAGCGGTTTCAAAAGAAAAACTGCAACCAATCAAGAAAGTCACCAAATCAGGGTGAGCGTTATAAATCTCACTGGCATCGGTCACTTCCTCAACCATTTCTCCATCTTTCCAAATGCGATAGCGTGGAAAGTCGGTGCGGATATCTGAATCTGCCGCAAGCTGAGTTACATAGATGCCTTCTTCGAGCACATCAAGCACCGGACAGCTTTGCGGGTTACGATGCGCATAGAGTAAAAAATCATATGCCCACGCTTTTGGCACCGAAATCATATTCACCTGCGTCATGCCTGCTGCCATTCCTGCTGTTGGCTGGTCAAAGCCTGCACGGATTTTTAAACGCGCATCTAAAGCAGCGTTAAGCTGAGCTGAGTCGACTTTAATATCCTTATACATGATGCTCATCCTTATGCTTTATTTACAAATGGGCGAATTTCAATCTTGTTTTTTACAAGCTCGGCTTTAATGGCTGCCGACATTTCTAATGCACCGTCGGTGTCGCCATGTAGGCAAATGGTATCGGCTTGAATTGGGGTAAACACACCATCAATTGACTCGACTCCACCATGTTTAAGCATAGACACCACACGACTCGCAACAAATGCCGAATCATGTAAAACAGCACCGTCTAGACGACGCGAAACCAGTGAACCATCACGGTTATAAGCACGGTCTGCAAATGCTTCAGACACCACGTTTAAACCAGCAGCACGCGCCTGCACGACCAAGCTTGACTCCGCCAAA
This window harbors:
- a CDS encoding putative hydro-lyase; the protein is MSIMYKDIKVDSAQLNAALDARLKIRAGFDQPTAGMAAGMTQVNMISVPKAWAYDFLLYAHRNPQSCPVLDVLEEGIYVTQLAADSDIRTDFPRYRIWKDGEMVEEVTDASEIYNAHPDLVTFLIGCSFSFETALQEAGIEVRHIHDNTNVPMYLSNIQCQPAGRISGNMVVSMRPIPSHQISEAVKITARMPSVHGAPVHIGHPESLGILDVNKPDFGDASRIEAGEIPVFWACGVTPQAAVMNSKIPFAISHAPGHMLITDIPDRAWMG
- a CDS encoding urea amidolyase family protein — encoded protein: MRFLSVNADCFLIELASLEETLALYNKLQHTQLNGIKDLVPAAKTILVFFNEIETNFKTLLTSIQGLKVDSGFERSSQEVVVPIRYDGEDLAQVAELQGLSVVDVIRKHQQSVWNVAFIGFAPGFAYMSSPDQPFTDIPRLTVPRKKIPSGALGLAGKYSGIYPKDSPGGWQLIGTTSEKMWDLERENPALLLPGMTVHFEDVTHRPTTVTVPQQITRTVEPKQSVPLFTIIAPSLQMLIQDEGRFNQTNIGVGVAGAMDLSAMHSANRIVGNPIDTSVIEVLNGGLKAKMQHAGVIAVAGAISNIRVKFADGQTADFASYQPIDLDLGDEFQIQPPTAGLRNYVAVRGGIDIQPVLNSTSFDSLAMLGPEPLKLGDTLYQGQVKAANISVNEVGKTDLPKAGEVVELDIVMGPRTDWFEHDSIELLCQQEWLVTNESNRVGLRLSGAQPLTRKISHELESEGTCIGALQIPPSGQPVLFMNDHPLTGGYPVIAAVAKHHWDLVAQIPADCRIKFKKIAEFTDFENK
- a CDS encoding biotin carboxylase N-terminal domain-containing protein, translating into MNTEKLLIANRGEIAVRIIHACRDMGIASVALYADDDMGSMHVELADEAWGLAGATASETYLNIPAIIEVAKKSKATMVHPGYGFLSERSEFAQAVIDAGLKWVGPSPSAIEKLGDKIEARKIAASVGAPLVQGTQDPLNNADEALAFAKQFGLPIAIKAAFGGGGRGLKVAWKLEEVKELYESAVREAKAAFGRGECFVEQYLDQPRHVEAQVIADQHGNIVVLGTRDCSLQRRNQKLVEEAPAPFISNEIYQQILSSAKNICQAANYVGAGTVEYLLSRDEKLSFLEVNTRLQVEHPVTEETAKVDLVVEQIRVAQGHILSIQETPKAQGHAIEFRINAEDPARGFIPAFGVLSLFEAPFGNGVRVDTGVRTGSLVSSHFDSLMAKLIVTGPTREVAIARAKRALKQFKIEGIASVLDFHRAVLNEPDFSDEFNVHTRWIENDFKQELKPIKRSIPNHQQPMLLSYIEIDGKLHRLGLPVGMFAHNPAVTVQTQQSAELEVSAEHLLAPINGVISSWKVTQDEQVTEGQIVAIMEAMKMEVPVLAHRSGTLKILVEQGITCQAETSIAKIV